Proteins encoded together in one Desulfovibrio sp. UCD-KL4C window:
- a CDS encoding TetR/AcrR family transcriptional regulator, with protein MTKKQKILLAAQEQFGEHGFTGTTLKMVADHAEVASGLVSHYFGNKDNLFLESGLALIDQMLSIFTQKADQADNGLDALRIFVESYFDFTSAHKTTFPTLLRCSPFSDENPQLDRHVIAAKFQTLIDQIETYLRKGIEDDSIKEVPLPQTSFLIYGHIVGAVRTVFLAPYQIPDLFEEACTFIIRSVAKN; from the coding sequence ATGACAAAAAAACAAAAGATCCTCCTTGCCGCACAAGAACAATTCGGGGAGCACGGCTTCACAGGAACAACTCTAAAAATGGTTGCCGACCACGCTGAAGTAGCTTCGGGGCTGGTCTCGCACTACTTCGGCAATAAAGATAACCTATTCCTTGAATCCGGCCTAGCTCTGATAGATCAAATGCTGAGCATTTTCACCCAAAAAGCTGATCAAGCTGATAACGGACTTGATGCCTTGAGAATATTTGTTGAATCTTATTTTGATTTCACAAGTGCACATAAAACAACGTTCCCGACTTTACTCAGATGTTCACCATTCAGTGACGAAAACCCTCAACTGGACAGACACGTAATTGCCGCTAAATTTCAGACACTTATCGACCAAATTGAAACTTACTTAAGAAAAGGGATAGAAGACGATTCCATAAAAGAAGTCCCACTTCCGCAAACGTCTTTTCTTATTTATGGCCACATTGTCGGGGCAGTCCGCACAGTATTTTTAGCACCGTACCAAATCCCAGACCTATTTGAAGAAGCATGCACATTCATAATTCGAAGCGTAGCCAAAAACTAA
- a CDS encoding succinate dehydrogenase/fumarate reductase cytochrome b subunit, whose product MAVDVSMHVVRPGKRDAVLDWLQMLTGAGLVAFMWCHMLLVSSVVLSPKLMNAIAGFFESTYMVQVGGPLIFLAFLLHFVLAARKIPFRSDGQAAIWQHAKMLKHRDTWLWIVQAVTAMIILVMGAIHMWVVLNDLPITAAKSAARVSDGWWLLFYLVLLPCVELHVSVGFYRIGVKWGVIKTEGRAKAKKFEFLLFSIFMIIGIITLIRFVTLM is encoded by the coding sequence ATGGCTGTGGATGTATCTATGCACGTAGTGCGGCCTGGAAAACGTGATGCGGTTCTTGATTGGCTGCAAATGTTAACCGGTGCCGGTTTAGTTGCTTTTATGTGGTGTCATATGCTGCTGGTTTCATCGGTTGTTCTTTCACCTAAACTCATGAATGCAATAGCTGGTTTCTTTGAGTCAACTTATATGGTCCAAGTTGGTGGACCTTTGATTTTCTTAGCTTTTTTGCTACATTTTGTGCTGGCTGCAAGGAAAATCCCTTTCCGCTCCGATGGTCAGGCCGCTATTTGGCAGCATGCAAAAATGTTGAAGCATCGTGATACGTGGCTCTGGATCGTGCAGGCTGTAACAGCCATGATTATTCTTGTCATGGGAGCTATCCACATGTGGGTTGTTCTAAATGATCTTCCTATCACTGCTGCAAAATCAGCCGCTCGCGTCTCCGATGGGTGGTGGCTGTTATTCTACCTTGTTCTTCTGCCCTGCGTTGAACTGCATGTCAGCGTCGGCTTTTACCGCATAGGTGTTAAGTGGGGAGTTATTAAAACTGAAGGAAGAGCAAAGGCTAAAAAATTTGAATTCCTCCTTTTCTCTATCTTTATGATCATTGGCATTATTACTCTGATCAGGTTCGTAACTTTAATGTAA
- a CDS encoding fumarate reductase flavoprotein subunit — MQTYYSDLLVIGAGLAGERVAVEAAQEGFDVICLSIVPARRSHSSAAQGGMQAALGNCAKGEGDSVDVHFGDTVRGSDWGCDQEVARLFADAAPIEMRRLAHWGVPWNRVVPGKSFYFKGGEKFDKEEKEEKRGLITARSFGGTAKWRTCYTSDGTGHAVMCTMDNRCAELGITVLDRKEAISLIHDGDVCTGAVVRCLRTGELEVFLSKSTAICTGGFGRIYKATTNAVICDGGGHIIAHDTGVVPIGNPEAIQFHPTGIVPTDILVTEGCRGDGGTLLDVNEERFMNIYEPEKAELASRDVVSRWMTHHMRQGKGVKSAYGEHLWLDIRHLGDKHISTKLREVDEICKNFLNVDPRKQLIPVRPTQHYTMAGVRTNKDGAVYGLKGLFSAGEAACWDMHGFNRLGGNSLAETVVAGGIIGTKIVEFLKGYETQFKTDVIADAVRKQEERIQNLAHSKNGKENVYKVREELQEALMQGCFVFRSDPGLKTCIETLKGTLEKARKVGLVSNGMGANHEMGAALKIVGQVKLGLCIAKAALERTESRGSHNREDFTERNDRDWLKRTLAYWPEGNDMPDLKYEEVTPVYEIPPGDRGYGAGKIIEADKAEIEAKMIKR; from the coding sequence ATGCAAACATATTACTCTGATCTCCTCGTAATCGGAGCCGGACTGGCTGGCGAACGAGTGGCTGTTGAAGCCGCACAGGAAGGTTTTGACGTAATCTGTCTTTCCATTGTTCCAGCACGCAGATCCCATTCTTCTGCCGCGCAGGGTGGAATGCAGGCTGCGCTAGGTAACTGTGCCAAAGGGGAAGGCGATAGTGTTGATGTTCATTTCGGTGATACTGTCCGCGGTTCTGACTGGGGGTGTGACCAGGAAGTTGCAAGGCTTTTCGCGGATGCGGCTCCGATTGAAATGAGACGTCTGGCTCATTGGGGTGTGCCTTGGAACAGAGTTGTTCCCGGGAAATCCTTTTATTTTAAGGGTGGAGAAAAGTTCGATAAGGAAGAGAAGGAAGAAAAGCGCGGCCTGATTACTGCCCGTTCATTCGGCGGAACTGCTAAATGGCGTACTTGTTATACTTCTGACGGAACCGGACATGCTGTTATGTGTACAATGGATAACAGATGCGCCGAGCTCGGAATTACTGTTTTGGATCGTAAAGAAGCAATATCACTTATCCATGATGGTGATGTCTGTACCGGAGCTGTTGTGCGTTGTCTGCGTACTGGAGAACTGGAAGTCTTTCTTTCCAAATCAACTGCAATTTGCACAGGCGGTTTCGGGCGTATTTATAAAGCGACTACCAACGCAGTTATATGTGATGGTGGTGGGCATATTATCGCTCATGACACTGGTGTTGTTCCTATCGGTAATCCGGAAGCTATTCAGTTTCATCCTACCGGAATTGTTCCAACCGATATTTTGGTAACAGAAGGTTGTCGTGGTGACGGTGGAACACTGCTCGATGTTAATGAAGAAAGGTTCATGAATATTTATGAGCCTGAAAAAGCAGAACTTGCTTCCCGTGATGTAGTCTCCCGCTGGATGACGCATCATATGCGCCAAGGCAAAGGTGTTAAATCTGCTTACGGTGAACATCTCTGGCTGGATATCCGCCATCTTGGAGACAAACATATTTCGACTAAGCTTCGCGAAGTTGATGAAATATGTAAAAACTTCCTTAATGTTGACCCACGCAAACAACTTATCCCTGTCCGCCCTACTCAGCATTACACAATGGCCGGTGTTCGTACCAATAAAGACGGAGCTGTATACGGCCTTAAAGGGTTGTTCTCCGCAGGGGAAGCCGCATGTTGGGATATGCACGGATTTAACAGACTGGGCGGTAACTCACTTGCAGAAACCGTTGTGGCAGGTGGTATCATCGGGACTAAGATAGTTGAGTTCCTTAAAGGTTACGAAACTCAATTTAAAACTGATGTTATAGCTGATGCTGTCCGTAAGCAGGAAGAGAGAATCCAAAATCTTGCTCATAGCAAAAATGGCAAAGAGAATGTTTATAAAGTGCGTGAAGAGTTGCAGGAAGCTCTTATGCAGGGCTGTTTTGTATTTAGAAGTGATCCGGGGCTTAAGACTTGTATTGAAACCCTTAAAGGCACTCTGGAAAAAGCTCGTAAAGTCGGTTTGGTCTCAAATGGAATGGGAGCCAACCACGAAATGGGAGCAGCTCTTAAGATTGTAGGGCAGGTCAAACTCGGACTTTGTATTGCCAAGGCTGCTTTGGAACGTACTGAAAGCCGTGGATCTCACAATCGTGAAGACTTCACCGAACGTAATGACCGTGACTGGCTTAAGAGAACTCTTGCATATTGGCCTGAAGGAAACGATATGCCTGATCTTAAGTACGAAGAGGTTACTCCCGTATACGAAATCCCACCGGGAGATCGCGGGTACGGTGCCGGTAAGATAATCGAAGCTGATAAGGCTGAGATAGAAGCAAAAATGATCAAGAGATAA
- a CDS encoding fumarate reductase iron-sulfur subunit encodes MSRKLEFDIFRYNPQDKGSVPHMQTFVLDETENMTLFIALNRLREEQDPGLIFDFCCRAGICGACAMVVNGRPGLACQTKTIDLPTQITLLPLPVFKLIGDLSVDTGTWFREMYKSTESWIHTHKVFEDNAIEERMENDVAEQIYELERCIECGCCISACGTARLRDDFLGAAALNRVARFVVDPRDQRTDRDYFEIIGNDEGIFGCMGLLGCEDVCPKNLPLQNQLGFLRRKMGITAIKEIFRK; translated from the coding sequence ATGAGCAGAAAACTCGAATTCGATATATTCCGCTATAATCCGCAGGATAAAGGCTCCGTTCCGCACATGCAGACTTTTGTTCTGGATGAGACAGAGAACATGACCCTCTTCATTGCTCTCAACCGTCTGCGTGAGGAGCAGGATCCAGGACTGATCTTTGACTTCTGTTGTCGCGCAGGTATTTGCGGTGCATGTGCCATGGTTGTGAACGGTCGTCCCGGATTGGCTTGTCAGACAAAGACTATTGACCTTCCTACACAGATAACTTTGTTACCGCTTCCGGTTTTTAAATTGATCGGTGATCTTTCAGTTGATACCGGAACTTGGTTCAGAGAAATGTATAAATCCACCGAGTCATGGATTCATACTCATAAAGTATTTGAAGATAATGCTATTGAAGAACGCATGGAAAATGATGTTGCCGAACAGATTTACGAACTTGAACGCTGTATTGAGTGCGGTTGTTGTATTTCCGCCTGTGGTACAGCCCGTTTACGTGATGACTTCCTCGGGGCGGCCGCCCTTAACCGTGTGGCCCGTTTCGTTGTCGACCCTCGTGACCAGCGTACCGATAGAGATTATTTTGAAATTATTGGGAATGATGAAGGAATCTTCGGTTGTATGGGCTTACTTGGCTGTGAAGATGTTTGTCCAAAAAATCTTCCTTTACAGAACCAGTTAGGCTTCTTGCGCCGTAAGATGGGTATCACCGCTATTAAGGAAATATTCAGGAAGTAG
- a CDS encoding fumarate hydratase yields the protein MRTIKAETVIDAVAKMCVSANRYLPEDVRKRFEECAAAEDSPAAKEVFRQIKENWELAEKSGLPLCQDTGLAVYIVDVGEDVKVEGMTLREAITEGTRKGYEEGFLRKSSCDPLTRKNTGDNTPAIIHFDIVPGDKIKITFMAKGGGSENMSRVTMLAPAQGWAGIKKFVIERVAEAGPNPCPPTMVGIGVGGTFEYSALLAKKSLMRKVGTPSPDPEIAKLEAELMEDLNKLGIGPMGLGGKTTVFDVKIEMRPCHIASLPLAVNIQCHSSRHEEVIL from the coding sequence ATGCGAACTATTAAAGCTGAAACTGTCATTGATGCTGTGGCGAAAATGTGCGTGAGCGCGAATCGCTACTTGCCGGAAGACGTGCGAAAGCGTTTTGAAGAATGTGCCGCTGCGGAAGATTCTCCAGCTGCAAAAGAAGTCTTCAGGCAGATTAAAGAAAATTGGGAACTGGCTGAGAAGTCTGGGCTTCCACTTTGTCAGGATACCGGACTCGCCGTTTACATTGTTGACGTCGGTGAAGATGTTAAAGTTGAAGGAATGACTCTGCGAGAAGCTATCACAGAAGGAACCCGCAAAGGGTACGAAGAAGGATTCTTAAGGAAATCTTCCTGTGATCCTCTGACCCGTAAAAACACAGGAGATAACACTCCTGCAATTATTCATTTTGATATTGTCCCCGGTGACAAAATCAAAATTACTTTCATGGCAAAAGGTGGCGGTTCTGAAAATATGAGCCGTGTAACCATGCTTGCTCCTGCACAAGGGTGGGCCGGAATTAAGAAGTTTGTCATCGAAAGAGTTGCGGAAGCAGGTCCTAATCCATGTCCTCCGACAATGGTCGGCATAGGTGTCGGCGGAACTTTTGAGTACTCCGCACTTCTGGCAAAAAAATCTCTTATGAGAAAAGTAGGCACACCCAGCCCTGATCCGGAGATAGCAAAGCTGGAAGCTGAACTCATGGAAGATCTTAATAAACTTGGAATTGGCCCCATGGGGCTTGGCGGTAAAACAACTGTGTTTGATGTAAAAATTGAAATGCGCCCCTGTCATATCGCAAGTCTGCCGCTGGCAGTTAATATCCAGTGTCATTCTTCAAGGCATGAGGAGGTGATACTGTAA
- a CDS encoding Fe-S-containing hydro-lyase → MAQYSLTTPLTDKDMEQLKAGDVVKLTGTIYTARDAAHKRLTDLLDNGEPLPFDLKGSVIYYVGPSPAPPGRPIGAAGPTTSYRMDTYAPRLHCLGQKASIGKGKRSDEVKQALKDNKAVYFGATGGAGALLSMCIKEAKVIAFDELGPEAIRELTVEDFPLLVINDCHGGELYAVPDRKAAGI, encoded by the coding sequence ATGGCCCAATATTCACTCACCACTCCGCTAACTGATAAAGATATGGAGCAGCTTAAAGCTGGTGATGTCGTAAAACTTACCGGAACTATTTATACTGCCCGTGACGCCGCTCATAAAAGACTGACGGATCTGCTTGATAATGGAGAACCTCTTCCTTTCGACCTGAAAGGTTCAGTTATTTATTATGTCGGCCCAAGTCCGGCCCCTCCGGGCAGACCTATTGGAGCTGCCGGACCGACTACAAGTTACCGCATGGATACTTATGCACCGCGTCTGCATTGCCTCGGCCAGAAGGCCAGCATCGGTAAGGGGAAAAGAAGCGATGAAGTTAAACAGGCCCTTAAAGATAATAAGGCTGTTTATTTCGGAGCAACAGGCGGAGCAGGAGCACTTCTTTCTATGTGCATCAAGGAAGCAAAGGTTATTGCTTTTGATGAACTAGGACCGGAAGCAATTCGTGAACTGACCGTTGAAGATTTTCCTTTACTGGTCATCAATGATTGTCATGGGGGAGAGCTTTACGCAGTACCGGATAGAAAAGCCGCAGGAATATAA
- a CDS encoding malic enzyme-like NAD(P)-binding protein: MALFTKQEALDYHSKGRRGKIEVVPVKPCATQKHLSMAYSPGVAEACLEIAKDKDKSFLYTGRGNLVGVVSNGTAVLGLGNIGPEAGKPVMEGKGVLFKVFADVDVFDINLDVTDPDELCAIVKSLEPTFGGINLEDIKAPECFYIEEKLKKEMNIPVFHDDQHGTAIISGAGLINAAEIAGKKIADMRLVVSGAGAAAVACTNFYMSLGIKLENVAMFDSRGHINKSRSGLNPQKQDFATDKEYKDLADAMKGADLFLGLSAKGIVSKEMVKSMADSPIIFACANPDPEITYTDAKEARPDAIMGTGRSDYPNQVNNVLGFPFIFRGALDVRATAINEEMKIAAANALAALAKEPAPDYVCKAYGVDKLEFGIDYIIPKPLDLRLIEFESAAVAQAAMDTGVAQITLDIEEYKKELRERLAASRVRVSDFVESYDLGI; this comes from the coding sequence ATGGCTCTTTTTACTAAACAGGAAGCTCTAGATTATCATTCCAAAGGCAGAAGAGGCAAAATTGAAGTTGTGCCGGTTAAACCCTGTGCAACTCAAAAACATCTATCCATGGCTTATAGCCCCGGCGTTGCCGAAGCTTGTTTGGAAATCGCTAAAGATAAAGATAAATCCTTTCTCTACACAGGTCGCGGAAATCTTGTAGGAGTTGTTTCAAACGGAACAGCTGTTCTCGGTCTCGGTAATATTGGGCCCGAAGCCGGAAAACCCGTTATGGAAGGTAAAGGGGTTCTCTTTAAAGTTTTTGCAGATGTGGATGTTTTTGATATTAATCTTGATGTCACTGATCCTGACGAACTTTGTGCAATAGTAAAATCTCTTGAGCCGACTTTCGGCGGTATTAATCTCGAAGATATCAAAGCTCCTGAATGCTTTTATATTGAAGAGAAGCTTAAAAAAGAAATGAATATTCCGGTTTTTCATGATGATCAGCACGGAACCGCGATTATTTCCGGTGCCGGACTTATCAACGCCGCAGAAATTGCCGGAAAAAAAATAGCTGATATGCGTCTTGTTGTTTCAGGAGCCGGAGCTGCAGCTGTTGCTTGTACTAATTTCTATATGTCACTTGGTATCAAGCTTGAAAACGTTGCTATGTTTGACTCAAGAGGACACATCAATAAAAGCCGTTCAGGTTTGAATCCTCAGAAACAGGATTTTGCTACTGATAAAGAGTATAAAGACTTGGCTGATGCCATGAAGGGTGCAGATTTATTCCTCGGCCTTTCTGCAAAGGGCATAGTCTCAAAAGAAATGGTTAAATCCATGGCTGACTCTCCTATCATCTTTGCCTGTGCCAATCCAGATCCAGAAATCACTTATACTGATGCTAAAGAAGCAAGGCCTGATGCAATTATGGGAACAGGACGTTCAGATTACCCTAATCAGGTAAACAATGTTCTTGGCTTTCCTTTTATTTTCAGAGGTGCACTGGATGTGCGTGCAACTGCTATTAATGAAGAAATGAAAATTGCCGCAGCCAATGCTCTAGCTGCTTTGGCTAAAGAGCCTGCTCCGGATTACGTCTGCAAGGCTTATGGTGTGGATAAGCTTGAGTTCGGCATTGATTATATCATTCCGAAACCGCTTGATCTTCGTTTGATCGAGTTTGAATCTGCTGCTGTAGCGCAGGCTGCAATGGACACAGGTGTAGCTCAGATCACACTTGATATCGAAGAGTACAAGAAAGAGCTGCGTGAGCGTCTGGCTGCTT